Proteins encoded within one genomic window of Halocatena marina:
- a CDS encoding acyl-CoA carboxylase subunit beta → MEIDIGDDTDEETARAIATAISEHLGRSVEIVDEEAPNTREADWRGAGSVVTEREEQLRAEIEAIVSGGPERGHEKIADLGKVFVRDRLDMIFDTIEYEDGTFARQTDEELPADGLLTGVGTIDGRTIAFTANDYTVKAGSLGQMGVEKVIRIEERAMEMGIPMLRLIDSTGARLDTAEREPGETHMGRYHGGKMFYNQCRLSGQVPQIGVLYGPDIAGSAYTPVFCDFLIMVADISGMAIASPRIVEAMTGESVDMDALGGPEVHATQSGSADLVVPDEAAAATTVRSLLSYLPQSYAEQPPTDESIPPRKNPNSLDAVIPEQPNKAYDVHETIDRLVDRASFFELMPRFAPEIVTGFARIDGRSVGVVANQPEHVSGAIFPDSADKAAGFVWTCDAYNIPLVYLCDTPGFMIGSAVEREGVLRKGRKLIYATSNAQVPKFCVIIRKAYGAGIYAMCGPSFGADATLALPSAEIAVMGPDAAVHALFGGQLEAMEDEAREQFIESAKAEYRNYIDINAQASKMQVDELLPAGDLREQLKARLAAFSTKQRSERPQHHGTVLF, encoded by the coding sequence ATGGAAATCGATATCGGTGATGACACTGACGAGGAAACAGCTCGGGCGATCGCGACCGCGATATCGGAACATCTCGGTCGATCAGTCGAGATCGTCGACGAGGAGGCTCCAAATACGAGGGAAGCAGACTGGCGTGGGGCTGGATCAGTTGTGACCGAGCGTGAGGAACAACTTCGCGCAGAGATCGAAGCAATCGTATCAGGTGGTCCCGAGCGCGGGCACGAGAAGATCGCAGATCTGGGGAAGGTCTTTGTCCGTGATCGTCTCGATATGATCTTCGATACCATCGAGTACGAGGATGGGACCTTCGCACGGCAGACGGACGAGGAACTCCCTGCAGACGGGTTGCTAACAGGAGTTGGAACCATCGATGGCCGAACCATCGCATTCACGGCGAACGATTACACAGTGAAAGCTGGTTCCTTGGGACAGATGGGTGTCGAGAAAGTGATCCGGATCGAAGAGCGCGCGATGGAGATGGGCATTCCGATGCTCCGACTGATCGATTCAACAGGCGCACGCCTCGACACCGCAGAACGCGAGCCGGGCGAGACGCATATGGGACGCTATCACGGCGGGAAGATGTTCTACAATCAGTGTCGTCTCTCTGGGCAGGTTCCACAGATCGGCGTGCTCTATGGTCCGGATATTGCAGGCTCTGCGTACACTCCCGTCTTCTGTGATTTCCTCATCATGGTTGCGGACATTTCGGGGATGGCAATCGCCTCACCGCGCATCGTCGAAGCAATGACTGGCGAATCCGTCGACATGGACGCACTCGGTGGCCCGGAGGTCCACGCGACCCAGAGCGGAAGCGCAGATCTCGTTGTCCCCGACGAAGCGGCGGCCGCAACAACGGTCCGTTCGCTCCTCTCGTATCTTCCCCAGAGCTACGCCGAGCAACCACCCACGGATGAATCGATTCCACCGAGAAAGAATCCGAACAGCCTCGACGCTGTCATCCCCGAGCAGCCGAACAAGGCGTACGATGTCCACGAAACCATCGACCGACTCGTCGATCGAGCATCGTTTTTCGAACTCATGCCCCGCTTCGCTCCGGAGATAGTCACCGGTTTCGCACGAATTGACGGCCGCTCCGTGGGCGTCGTCGCCAACCAGCCTGAGCACGTCAGCGGAGCCATCTTTCCAGACTCGGCCGATAAGGCCGCAGGGTTCGTCTGGACCTGTGACGCCTACAACATCCCGCTGGTCTACCTCTGTGATACGCCAGGATTCATGATCGGTTCAGCGGTCGAACGCGAGGGCGTCCTCCGGAAAGGAAGAAAACTCATCTATGCAACCTCGAACGCGCAAGTTCCCAAATTCTGTGTGATCATCAGAAAAGCCTACGGGGCGGGAATTTATGCGATGTGTGGACCGTCGTTCGGGGCTGATGCGACACTGGCGCTTCCGTCTGCCGAAATCGCGGTCATGGGACCCGACGCCGCTGTCCACGCACTGTTCGGGGGACAACTAGAAGCGATGGAGGACGAAGCGCGCGAGCAGTTCATCGAAAGCGCAAAAGCGGAGTACCGAAACTACATCGACATCAACGCACAAGCATCGAAGATGCAGGTTGATGAACTCCTTCCTGCGGGCGATCTCCGCGAACAGCTGAAAGCGCGTCTTGCCGCGTTCAGTACGAAACAACGGTCCGAACGCCCACAACACCACGGAACAGTACTGTTCTGA
- a CDS encoding SDR family oxidoreductase produces MGSNSVRREGDSLMVGLGETPPSTDLFAEDLFADRVVLVTGGGTGIGKAVALAFADHGADVAVVSRNMDHLTPVVEEIESRGGRAYATTVDVREYESVDTMTETVVEEFGGIDVLVNNAGANFLTPTELLTPNGWRAVVGTILDGTAYCTLSVGEHMIENDGGAIVSMGATNSVQGAPYHAHSGAGKAGVHNLMQTVASEWAVHDIRANTIAPGIIETEGVTEAAGGELPEEILQDIPAERFGTPADCVPTVLFLTSPAAAYVTGGYFAVDGGQLLASSPF; encoded by the coding sequence ATGGGGAGTAACAGTGTGCGTCGAGAAGGTGATTCGCTGATGGTTGGTCTCGGTGAAACGCCTCCGAGCACCGATCTGTTCGCCGAAGATCTGTTCGCCGATCGGGTTGTCCTCGTTACAGGGGGCGGTACTGGTATCGGCAAGGCGGTTGCACTCGCGTTTGCAGATCACGGCGCGGATGTCGCCGTTGTCAGCCGCAATATGGATCACCTCACACCGGTTGTCGAGGAAATCGAAAGCCGTGGTGGACGAGCGTATGCGACGACTGTCGACGTTCGTGAGTACGAGAGCGTCGATACCATGACTGAGACGGTGGTTGAGGAGTTCGGCGGTATCGATGTGCTTGTGAACAACGCCGGTGCGAACTTTCTCACCCCGACCGAGCTGCTGACGCCGAACGGCTGGCGCGCCGTGGTCGGAACTATCCTCGACGGAACGGCCTACTGCACACTGAGCGTTGGCGAACACATGATCGAGAATGATGGTGGCGCGATCGTTTCGATGGGCGCGACCAACAGCGTACAAGGTGCACCGTATCACGCTCACTCTGGCGCGGGAAAAGCGGGTGTCCACAACCTGATGCAGACTGTAGCGAGCGAATGGGCAGTCCACGACATCAGGGCGAATACGATCGCACCGGGCATCATCGAAACCGAAGGCGTAACCGAGGCAGCTGGTGGCGAGCTTCCAGAGGAGATTCTTCAAGATATCCCGGCAGAGCGATTCGGTACACCCGCCGACTGCGTCCCGACAGTGCTCTTTCTTACGAGTCCTGCGGCCGCCTACGTCACCGGCGGCTACTTTGCCGTCGACGGTGGCCAACTGCTCGCGTCTTCACCGTTCTAA
- a CDS encoding 3-keto-5-aminohexanoate cleavage protein, whose product MTINDQQSIKGNDPERAIISAALTGALTTRDQCEAIPYTPEEIAEDAAAAREAGAAIAHIHARTEDGSPTYSTEIYQDIYDEVRDRTDILLNFSTGALHASVKERIEYIQEAQPDLAALNMGSMNYAKYSESREEFVFDMVFENSFEEIGQFVNAMADAGVKPELECFDTGHIGNIKPLLKMDDLSHPLQFSLIMGVLGGIPATVENLVHQVKQLPDDANWQVIGIGREQWALAAGALSMGGNIRVGLEDNFYLPNGEMSTNPELVEQAAKLTRAVGRTPATPDEAREILGMKQ is encoded by the coding sequence ATGACGATTAACGATCAGCAATCCATCAAAGGAAATGATCCGGAACGGGCGATTATTTCCGCAGCACTCACCGGTGCACTCACCACGCGCGATCAGTGCGAAGCGATTCCGTATACGCCCGAAGAGATCGCCGAAGACGCTGCCGCTGCTCGGGAGGCGGGTGCTGCCATCGCCCACATTCATGCTCGGACCGAAGATGGGAGCCCGACGTACAGCACAGAAATTTATCAAGATATTTATGATGAGGTGAGAGATCGAACCGACATTCTACTTAACTTTTCGACGGGAGCGCTCCACGCGTCGGTCAAAGAGCGTATTGAGTATATTCAGGAGGCACAACCCGATCTCGCGGCGCTGAACATGGGATCGATGAACTACGCAAAATACTCTGAATCCCGCGAGGAGTTCGTGTTCGATATGGTGTTCGAAAACTCCTTCGAGGAGATCGGACAGTTCGTGAATGCGATGGCCGACGCCGGGGTGAAACCCGAATTGGAGTGCTTCGACACTGGTCACATTGGAAATATCAAGCCGTTATTAAAGATGGATGATCTCTCTCATCCACTGCAGTTTAGTCTCATCATGGGTGTACTCGGTGGAATCCCAGCGACAGTCGAAAACCTCGTTCATCAGGTCAAACAGCTCCCTGATGACGCCAACTGGCAAGTGATCGGCATCGGTCGTGAACAGTGGGCACTCGCCGCTGGTGCGCTCTCGATGGGCGGTAATATCCGTGTTGGTCTCGAAGACAACTTCTATTTACCAAACGGTGAGATGTCGACCAATCCCGAACTCGTCGAACAGGCAGCGAAACTGACCCGAGCTGTCGGTCGAACACCCGCGACACCCGACGAAGCGCGGGAAATTCTGGGGATGAAACAATGA
- a CDS encoding enoyl-CoA hydratase/isomerase family protein yields MTETNIDGNEDLTVTVSDDELVIRAVIDRPEQHNAMNENVLEGLSAVLAAADAGPARVVVIRGAAGTFSSGGDLKSIASNVGKGPQAYRNSFSGLAELMEQLIDTGALVVAAVEGYCLAGGMGLAAACDLVLASDDATFGTPEANIGMFPSQALVPIMRTVHEKQGFKLLFTGEHIDAAKAHEIGLTTDVVPSDEFEAELDDLIDDLAASSPVMIEMGKESFYNQRDMGFHEALSYMRESIALLAMSDATEEGINAFLLDEQPEWTERSLDNNDD; encoded by the coding sequence ATGACCGAAACGAACATAGATGGAAACGAGGATCTCACAGTAACCGTCAGCGACGACGAGCTGGTGATCAGAGCAGTAATCGACCGACCCGAACAGCACAATGCGATGAACGAGAATGTTCTTGAGGGGCTGAGTGCTGTGCTTGCGGCTGCTGATGCAGGTCCAGCACGCGTTGTCGTCATCCGTGGCGCTGCTGGAACGTTCTCCTCGGGTGGCGACCTCAAGAGTATAGCATCGAACGTCGGAAAAGGACCACAGGCGTACCGAAACAGCTTTTCGGGGCTAGCAGAGCTGATGGAACAACTGATCGATACCGGCGCGCTGGTCGTTGCCGCTGTCGAAGGCTACTGCCTCGCTGGAGGGATGGGTCTTGCAGCGGCCTGTGATCTCGTCCTTGCCTCCGACGATGCGACCTTTGGAACCCCCGAGGCGAATATTGGCATGTTTCCTTCACAGGCACTCGTACCAATCATGCGCACTGTCCACGAAAAGCAAGGTTTCAAACTGCTCTTTACGGGTGAGCACATTGATGCTGCGAAGGCCCACGAAATTGGACTCACCACCGATGTTGTTCCGAGCGATGAGTTCGAGGCAGAGCTCGACGATCTCATTGATGATCTCGCGGCTTCCTCACCAGTGATGATCGAAATGGGGAAAGAATCGTTCTACAACCAACGCGATATGGGATTTCACGAGGCGCTTTCGTACATGCGCGAGAGTATAGCACTCCTTGCCATGAGTGATGCGACCGAGGAGGGAATCAACGCATTCTTGCTCGACGAACAGCCTGAGTGGACCGAACGCTCTCTCGACAACAATGACGATTAA
- a CDS encoding transcription initiation factor IIB family protein, with protein MTDQRININSDRHRTVSSEEKTDRETETERTTVCSECGGKLITDDEHGETVCAECGLVAEEDEIDPGPEWRAFNSSERDEKSRVGAPTTHMMHDRGLSTTIGWQDRDAYGNSLTGRQRQKMQRLRTWNERFRTRDSKERNLKQALGEIERMASALGLPKTVRETASVIYRRALAEDLLPGRSIEGVATAALYGAARQTGTPRSIDEVAAVSRIEAMEFKRTYRYIVRELNLEIEPADPVSYVGRFASELDISEEAERRARELLESAKKDDVTSGKSPVGLAAAAVYAAPRLTNEKITQSEVSEVTDISEVTIRNRYKELLEAGEQTRAAT; from the coding sequence ATGACAGACCAACGCATCAACATCAATTCCGATCGGCACCGAACAGTTTCATCAGAAGAAAAAACGGATCGAGAGACAGAGACAGAACGTACAACAGTATGTTCTGAGTGTGGTGGCAAGCTCATCACCGATGATGAACACGGTGAGACGGTCTGTGCCGAGTGCGGTCTCGTAGCTGAGGAGGACGAAATCGATCCGGGACCCGAATGGCGAGCATTCAACTCATCGGAGAGAGATGAAAAAAGCCGCGTTGGTGCTCCGACGACCCACATGATGCACGATCGAGGATTATCAACAACCATCGGTTGGCAGGACAGGGATGCCTACGGTAACTCCTTGACAGGACGCCAACGTCAGAAAATGCAACGGCTGCGCACGTGGAACGAGCGCTTTCGCACTCGTGACTCCAAAGAGCGCAACCTGAAACAGGCACTCGGCGAGATCGAGCGGATGGCCAGTGCCCTCGGGTTACCAAAGACCGTCCGCGAGACTGCGAGTGTCATCTACCGGCGAGCACTCGCTGAGGATCTCTTGCCTGGACGGAGCATCGAAGGCGTTGCGACAGCCGCGCTCTACGGCGCTGCACGCCAGACTGGCACGCCGCGCAGCATCGACGAAGTCGCTGCTGTCTCGCGGATCGAGGCGATGGAATTCAAACGAACGTATCGATATATTGTCCGTGAGCTGAATCTCGAAATCGAACCAGCCGACCCAGTCAGTTACGTCGGCCGATTCGCTTCTGAACTCGACATCTCGGAGGAAGCCGAACGGCGCGCCCGTGAGCTGCTCGAATCGGCCAAGAAAGACGATGTCACGAGTGGGAAAAGCCCCGTGGGCCTTGCTGCCGCCGCGGTCTATGCCGCTCCGCGCCTCACGAACGAGAAGATCACGCAAAGCGAAGTCAGTGAGGTTACTGACATCAGCGAAGTCACCATCCGCAACCGCTACAAAGAGCTGCTCGAAGCCGGAGAACAAACACGAGCAGCCACATAA
- a CDS encoding IclR family transcriptional regulator, which produces MTTEAQNPIKSVETAFRILEEVRNMDGARGADIASVLDMPPSTLHNYLSTLQQEGYLVKEDEEYTLGLRFIYFGDYAKHRLKLYRIAKRNIDELAEQTGEMANLLVEENGLGIYVAVSRSERALRLESYVQEREHLHCTAVGKAILAYLNDDRLLQIVEQHGLPQMTENTITTPERLHTELETVHERGIAFDREERLNGLQCCAAPILENGVPLGAVSVSGPKSRMQGQVFDQEVPQMVRDTANAIEIDLVHSTQ; this is translated from the coding sequence ATGACGACAGAAGCACAAAACCCGATCAAATCCGTCGAAACGGCGTTTCGAATCCTCGAAGAGGTGCGGAACATGGACGGGGCACGAGGGGCGGATATCGCTTCAGTTCTCGACATGCCACCAAGTACACTCCATAACTACCTCAGCACGCTTCAACAGGAGGGATATCTCGTCAAAGAGGACGAAGAGTACACGCTCGGACTACGATTTATCTACTTTGGCGATTACGCAAAACACCGTCTGAAACTCTATCGGATCGCAAAGCGCAACATCGACGAGCTGGCTGAACAGACCGGCGAAATGGCGAATCTACTAGTTGAAGAGAACGGACTCGGTATTTATGTCGCAGTTTCCCGGAGCGAACGAGCGCTCCGGTTGGAGTCATACGTACAAGAACGTGAACATCTTCATTGTACTGCGGTTGGAAAAGCAATCCTTGCGTATCTCAACGACGACCGCCTACTGCAGATAGTCGAACAGCACGGATTACCACAGATGACCGAAAACACAATCACTACGCCCGAGCGTCTTCACACCGAACTGGAGACAGTCCACGAGCGCGGCATCGCCTTCGATCGAGAAGAACGGCTCAACGGATTACAGTGTTGTGCAGCTCCCATTCTCGAAAATGGAGTTCCCTTGGGAGCAGTCAGCGTTTCGGGACCGAAAAGCCGAATGCAGGGTCAGGTGTTCGATCAAGAGGTCCCACAGATGGTTCGTGACACGGCGAATGCGATCGAAATTGATCTTGTTCACTCCACTCAATAA
- a CDS encoding Rid family detoxifying hydrolase, producing the protein MVETQSISTPEAPQNDNPYSQGVIVDGLLFVSGFGPVSPETMETVNGDIGTQTSRVIENLQAVVEEAGGSLADVVKTTVYVTDMADYDQVNETYGEYFDEDPPARVCIEAARLPDNVSVEIDAIVAIE; encoded by the coding sequence ATGGTAGAAACACAGAGTATATCGACGCCAGAAGCACCACAGAATGACAATCCGTATTCGCAGGGAGTCATCGTCGACGGTCTACTATTCGTATCTGGATTTGGACCGGTTTCGCCAGAGACGATGGAGACAGTAAACGGAGATATCGGCACACAGACCAGCCGTGTGATCGAAAATCTGCAGGCAGTAGTCGAAGAAGCTGGCGGAAGCCTGGCTGACGTCGTAAAGACGACGGTCTACGTGACGGACATGGCGGATTATGATCAGGTAAACGAGACCTATGGTGAGTATTTTGACGAGGATCCACCTGCACGGGTCTGTATCGAAGCCGCGCGTCTCCCTGACAACGTCAGCGTCGAAATTGACGCAATCGTCGCCATCGAATAG
- a CDS encoding aspartate aminotransferase family protein has product MAIEPAHEYDQIHYDDAPSVETVPGPKTKRLLKQQNRLDSSAVAYPNDIPIAFEEGLGATVRDVDGNTFIDMFGGIGVLNVGHSNPYVTEAVHEQVDKITHTIDFPTEPRIELLEKLDKIAPGSLSGNNRVVFGGPTGSDAIEASMKLAKYNGNGHGFVAFRGAYHGPTSGAMSLTSNKSFKKEYTPLLPDIVHAPYPYPFGQDKTEADAVVDALDEVRAIVEDPYSGVANPAGIVVEPIQGEGGVITPPEGFLPGLKEITEDNGLTLIVDEIQSGFGRTGEWWASEWYETTPDVMTMAKALGGIGLPLSATMYHEDLDTWGEGAHAGTYRGHVVAMRAGCRAIEYIQDQNLLSHARDLGTYIRSRLREAADQSKQLGEVRGKGLFIGAEFVDENGDPATDLVDEIQQYCYERGVLVWTAGRYGNVLRLLPPLVLTRSQAEIALDIVTEAIAERSD; this is encoded by the coding sequence ATGGCTATAGAGCCAGCGCACGAATACGACCAGATACATTATGACGATGCACCATCGGTTGAGACTGTTCCGGGACCGAAGACGAAACGGCTGCTCAAACAACAAAATCGTCTGGATAGCAGCGCCGTAGCGTATCCAAACGACATCCCAATCGCGTTCGAGGAGGGACTCGGTGCGACAGTCCGCGATGTCGATGGAAACACCTTCATCGACATGTTCGGGGGAATCGGCGTTCTCAACGTCGGACACTCGAATCCGTACGTCACCGAGGCTGTTCACGAGCAGGTGGACAAGATCACCCATACGATTGATTTCCCGACAGAGCCCCGGATCGAACTCCTCGAAAAGCTCGATAAAATCGCCCCCGGCTCTCTGTCGGGAAACAATCGGGTCGTGTTCGGCGGTCCGACGGGAAGTGACGCAATCGAGGCGTCGATGAAGCTCGCCAAATACAACGGGAATGGCCACGGATTTGTGGCCTTCCGTGGTGCATATCACGGTCCGACCTCGGGTGCGATGAGCCTCACCTCGAACAAATCGTTCAAAAAGGAGTACACCCCGCTGTTGCCGGATATCGTTCACGCTCCGTATCCGTATCCATTCGGACAGGACAAAACAGAAGCCGACGCCGTGGTCGATGCGTTGGATGAGGTTCGGGCAATCGTCGAGGATCCATACAGCGGCGTCGCCAATCCCGCCGGAATCGTTGTCGAACCGATCCAAGGGGAGGGCGGTGTCATAACGCCTCCAGAAGGATTCCTCCCTGGTCTCAAGGAGATCACAGAAGACAACGGACTCACACTGATCGTCGATGAGATCCAGAGCGGATTTGGTCGAACTGGGGAGTGGTGGGCGAGCGAGTGGTACGAGACGACACCCGATGTGATGACGATGGCGAAAGCGTTGGGCGGTATCGGACTTCCTCTCTCGGCGACCATGTATCACGAGGATCTCGACACGTGGGGCGAGGGTGCACACGCTGGCACCTATCGGGGACACGTTGTCGCTATGCGTGCGGGCTGTCGGGCAATCGAGTACATTCAGGATCAGAATCTGCTCTCGCACGCTCGTGATCTCGGAACGTACATCCGCTCGCGGCTCCGCGAAGCCGCCGACCAGAGCAAGCAACTCGGGGAGGTACGTGGAAAAGGTCTCTTTATCGGTGCAGAGTTCGTTGATGAGAACGGCGACCCCGCGACGGATCTCGTCGATGAAATTCAGCAGTACTGTTACGAACGCGGTGTCCTCGTCTGGACCGCGGGTCGATATGGGAACGTTCTCCGACTGCTCCCACCGCTCGTGCTCACACGATCACAGGCCGAAATAGCGCTCGATATCGTCACGGAAGCAATTGCTGAGCGAAGCGACTAA
- a CDS encoding NAD-dependent succinate-semialdehyde dehydrogenase, protein MEVINPATGEETESYEEDDWAEIDTALDRAVDTFEDWRQRSVREREQFLVDLADVIRDEKHHYAELMTREMGKPISQAIAEIEKCAWLCDHYASHAGTYLQEEQHPSPPGTSVKTVHDPLGPVLAVMPWNFPFWQALRFSVPYITAGNVGLLKHASNVPGCALAIEELYEKAGYPEGVFQTLVVGSDPIDDILADERIRAATLTGSGPAGRAVASKAGEQLKKTVLELGGSDPFVVLEDADLDAAVETGTRARNQNGGQSCIAAKRFIVVDDVYDEYIDRFTEEFEALTIGDPMDEETDVGPQARRDLMEGLHEQVIASVDAGATAITGGEPLDREGAYYPPTILADVPENCPASDEELFGPVAAVFRVADESAAIEMANDTQFGLGASVWTEDRDRGERVAREIDAGCVYVNQLVKSDPRVPFGGVKESGYGRELSGIGIKEFVNRKTVWVE, encoded by the coding sequence ATGGAGGTCATCAATCCAGCGACTGGCGAAGAGACCGAATCGTACGAAGAAGATGACTGGGCTGAGATCGACACAGCGCTCGACCGTGCGGTGGATACCTTCGAGGACTGGCGACAGCGATCTGTGAGAGAGCGCGAGCAGTTCCTTGTCGACCTCGCTGACGTCATTCGTGATGAGAAACACCACTACGCCGAACTCATGACGAGAGAGATGGGCAAACCCATCTCACAGGCAATCGCGGAGATTGAAAAGTGCGCGTGGCTTTGTGACCACTACGCTTCGCACGCGGGCACGTATTTGCAAGAAGAACAACACCCGAGTCCACCGGGAACGAGCGTCAAGACGGTTCACGATCCCCTCGGTCCCGTACTCGCGGTGATGCCCTGGAACTTCCCCTTCTGGCAAGCGCTTCGGTTCTCAGTCCCCTACATAACGGCGGGGAACGTAGGGCTGCTCAAGCACGCTTCGAACGTTCCGGGCTGTGCCCTCGCGATCGAGGAACTCTACGAAAAGGCCGGCTATCCAGAGGGCGTCTTCCAGACGTTGGTCGTTGGCTCGGACCCTATCGACGACATTCTCGCAGACGAACGCATTCGGGCAGCAACACTGACCGGAAGCGGCCCAGCGGGTCGAGCTGTTGCCTCGAAAGCGGGCGAGCAGCTCAAGAAAACCGTTCTCGAACTCGGTGGAAGCGATCCGTTCGTCGTGTTAGAGGATGCCGACCTCGATGCAGCGGTCGAAACTGGCACGCGGGCACGCAACCAAAACGGTGGGCAGTCGTGTATCGCTGCAAAGCGTTTCATCGTCGTCGACGACGTCTACGACGAGTATATCGACCGATTCACCGAGGAATTCGAGGCGCTTACCATCGGCGATCCAATGGATGAGGAGACGGACGTTGGGCCACAGGCCCGCCGCGATCTGATGGAAGGCCTGCACGAACAGGTCATAGCAAGCGTTGATGCCGGTGCCACCGCTATCACCGGTGGTGAACCGCTCGACCGCGAGGGGGCCTACTACCCGCCGACGATTCTCGCAGACGTACCGGAAAACTGTCCTGCCAGCGACGAAGAGCTGTTCGGTCCCGTTGCAGCTGTTTTCCGAGTTGCTGATGAATCAGCGGCCATCGAGATGGCCAACGACACGCAGTTCGGTCTCGGTGCCAGTGTCTGGACAGAAGACCGAGATCGCGGTGAGCGCGTCGCGCGCGAAATCGATGCTGGCTGCGTGTACGTCAACCAGCTTGTGAAGTCGGATCCTCGTGTCCCATTCGGCGGCGTCAAAGAATCGGGATACGGTCGCGAGCTATCGGGGATCGGTATCAAAGAGTTCGTCAATCGGAAGACGGTGTGGGTCGAATAA
- a CDS encoding D-isomer specific 2-hydroxyacid dehydrogenase family protein encodes MTKSSPDIVVLREGTEGLSMEPYARLLRDRLPDHNVRLARTPQEEQALLADVSVATGVGIDEALLERAENLDLFVCVFAGVGHLPLDALRERNIAVTNASGVHAPGIAEQTIGSMLVFSRNLHEGWRRKERREWRHYKAGELSGKTVTVVGLGAIGNAVVERLSGFGVETIGIRYTPSKGGPTDEVYGYDPDAVHAALSRTDYLVLTCPLSETTRGLIDEAALATLPPHAVIVNAARGPIIETDALVSALQFNDIRGAALDVTDPEPLPSEHPLWRMQNVLITPHTGGHTPKHWSRMSDIAIENIRKLAETGVARDLTNQVLSPSVEFTPEDVE; translated from the coding sequence ATGACTAAGTCCAGTCCAGATATCGTTGTGCTCCGGGAAGGAACCGAAGGTCTCTCGATGGAACCATACGCCCGGCTCCTTCGTGATCGACTTCCAGACCACAATGTTCGGCTTGCGAGGACGCCACAAGAGGAGCAGGCCCTTCTCGCTGATGTGTCCGTCGCAACCGGTGTCGGTATTGACGAAGCACTGCTCGAACGAGCCGAGAATCTCGATCTCTTTGTTTGTGTTTTTGCTGGTGTCGGTCATCTCCCGTTGGATGCCCTCAGAGAACGGAATATCGCTGTGACCAATGCAAGCGGTGTCCACGCTCCGGGAATTGCTGAGCAGACAATTGGATCGATGCTCGTGTTTTCACGAAATTTGCATGAAGGATGGCGGAGAAAAGAGCGACGCGAATGGCGTCATTACAAAGCGGGTGAACTATCGGGAAAAACCGTCACTGTCGTGGGACTCGGAGCAATTGGAAACGCAGTCGTCGAGCGGCTATCTGGATTCGGCGTCGAGACGATTGGCATTCGATACACGCCGTCGAAAGGAGGTCCGACCGATGAAGTCTACGGATACGATCCGGACGCCGTCCACGCTGCCCTCTCCCGTACCGACTATCTCGTTCTTACGTGTCCGCTATCGGAGACAACTCGCGGGCTTATCGACGAAGCAGCCCTAGCCACACTCCCACCACACGCTGTCATCGTCAACGCCGCACGGGGACCCATCATCGAGACCGATGCTCTTGTCTCTGCGTTGCAGTTCAACGATATCCGTGGTGCGGCGCTCGATGTGACTGATCCCGAACCACTCCCGTCGGAACATCCACTGTGGCGCATGCAGAACGTTCTCATCACGCCACATACTGGGGGCCACACACCGAAGCACTGGTCCAGAATGTCTGACATCGCTATCGAGAACATTAGAAAGTTAGCCGAAACGGGGGTGGCGCGTGATCTTACGAACCAGGTGCTTTCTCCTTCTGTCGAATTCACTCCGGAGGACGTCGAATAG